From Rutidosis leptorrhynchoides isolate AG116_Rl617_1_P2 chromosome 3, CSIRO_AGI_Rlap_v1, whole genome shotgun sequence, a single genomic window includes:
- the LOC139901253 gene encoding uncharacterized protein, whose protein sequence is MSVKTGTTAFEDWRSSHITTIVPVISEKCDELQWQHTEGILHQFSVRQAYEAIRPAGSIVPWFEVVWHSNSIPRHSFLLWLLMKQKLKTQDNLKTWEIRQGQVLECPLCFECQDSHSHLFFGCRYSRVVWEYVKQYAHGLRSHDWSKVVDDIAGSNDKNSANTLVAKLLFAAAVYFIWIERNSRLFDSKKRSAKDLFGEIYASVRLKLFSVRFKETRNIKLFKIAWILE, encoded by the exons ATGAGTGTCAAAACGGGTACAACTGCCTTTGAGGATTGGCGTTCGAGTCACATAACCACTATA GTTCCTGTTATTTCTGAAAAATGCGATGAGTTACAGTGGCAACATACTGAAGGTATACTCCATCAATTTTCTGTGAGACAAGCTTATGAGGCAATTCGTCCAGCTGGTTCCATTGTCCCATGGTTTGAGGTGGTTTGGCATTCCAATAGCATTCCTAGACATTCATTTCTTCTTTGGCTTCTTATGAAACAAAAGCTAAAAACTCAGGACAACCTAAAGACATGGGAAATTAGACAAGGTCAGGTTCTTGAATGCCCCCTTTGTTTCGAATGTCAAGATTCCCATAGCCATCTTTTTTTTGGTTGTCGTTACTCGAGAGTAGTTTGGGAGTATGTCAAACAGTATGCGCATGGACTTAGAAGCCATGACTGGTCCAAGGTAGTCGATGACATTGCGGGTTCTAATGACAAGAATAGTGCAAATACTCTTGTGGCCAAGCTTTTGTTCGCAGCTGCGGTGTATTTTATTTGGATAGAAAGGAACTCCAGATTGTTCGATTCAAAAAAACGATCTGCTAAGGATTTATTTGGGGAGATTTATGCTTCAGTTCGTTTAAAGCTTTTTTCGGTTCGCTTCAAAGAGACTCGCAACATTAAGCTGTTTAAGATCGCTTGGATACTAGAGTGA